A window of Ananas comosus cultivar F153 linkage group 4, ASM154086v1, whole genome shotgun sequence contains these coding sequences:
- the LOC109708517 gene encoding uncharacterized protein LOC109708517 isoform X1: MADDSGVRASKRRKKGEKKKLLTGEEVEVLSLDEGLYGSWHPAVVVACLEGSRLIEYTKLMNEDQNVKAAEAVDVSDAIEGTESICPRFNCSRIRPLPPQQSYQPSDFRYGVCIDALVNDAWWEGVVFDRREGSRERLIFFPDLGDQDIVPIDRLRVTQEWDEVYGQWRIRDEWLLINVLERYEREEEGLPVSIRQIWYDMRGKPSFSRSIRSWTRGRRHVWIRLASGLIQELRSVINGTFPINALHASNFVVEDIPCIEGDNTPINTSSYNQSHGKCITSGSPQLYTTGEVLSDFIIAYRSKHNTYKKREALRAKRKLAQSYLKSVGWKFTICRGRAPYKLYFSPNGDKFMSFIRACEAWEKVEKNADTPKMISNESHEDYEAGSASEGASTWGAVQLKAKYFREVASLFTGNGNPQLGSSGRCNYLKLGNKLRMHLLALGWKIDVKKDTMKRFRYHSPDGTTYYSLCKVCLNLIGKHSVASRRRGNRYKSHVNQLGNNSNEGHSGKIHPEPVSVCSDPQDHESSHEEEHLDEAFEESEADSSAHPKRSGSAKTVDMNKLVNVKARTLSSKENPVMRKLPAGKCPVPECLPKSIGEYMDFMKSIRENPPIKHSNEIAKSLRLNVRKHFSYSGWEFWLKEKKTREELCYLSPWNQFFNSLYAACKAYSKAGSQGSKHASSFVHTSKKGVFSSKLSVFGHMGFGKFGPRGLRNSKKRRWNPLLSISFAQQQFKARKSSPRRQHQIINLSPSQHLAKTVLSWLIDHDVLLPRQKVTCVHERTGHCRKEGRINRDGIKCMCCNNVFSLASFESHARNSHAGNSSSRPYANILLKDGRSVSQCIVQLMEATRPKKLLHRRLKGDNSHFESDAICSICQDGGEILLCDYCPSSYHQKCVGLEVIPEGKWFCPSCRCGICGLSEYNCDIEQFTQETVIYCDQCEREYHVGCLEKKGMPHLSCSPKGNWCCSDKCSEIFHCLRQLLGKSNPTSVEGLSWVILRSNRENGVEICNSDLETMAEQHGKLSIALDVLHECFVTIIEPRTNTDLVSDMLFNAESELNRLNFWGFYTMILQKGDELVTVATFRIYDEKVAEMPLIGTRMQYRRQGMCRIVVNELENLLSSLGVERLVLPAVPQLLDTWTNSFGFNIMAGSDRSDLMDYNLLSFQETTMCHKFMRKAAKSPTERHPSQSDRSGERVEETHCKIGKATFQPLLSSSETVDGKGDLSCRNTVEENSYQTDAGDSHRSTCQISAVHSPPVIADLLMENGQNEINNATTDSVIVGQNKDGGSSIEISFPAIVKAETALGYKYSGKHYERIGKSGCGRSRWLGLLMPELHVDSGSSTR; encoded by the exons ATGGCGGATGATTCCGGGGTGAGGGCGAGCAAGAGGAGGAAGAAAGGGGAGAAAAAGAAGCTTCTCACGGGGGAGGAGGTCGAG gtgtTATCTTTAGATGAAGGGCTTTATGGTTCCTGGCATCCTGCCGTAGTTGTTGCTTGCCTTGAGGGCTCCCGCCTCATCGAGTACACCAAACTAATGAACGAGGACCAGAATGTAAAGGCTGCGGAGGCCGTCGATGTATCGGATGCAATAGAAGGCACAGAAAGCATTTGCCCCAGATTTAACTGCAGCCGCATACGACCTTTGCCACCTCAGCAGAGTTATCAGCCCTCCGATTTCCGATATGGGGTCTGCATTGATGCCTTAGTGAATGATGCCTGGTGGGAAGGTGTGGTATTCGATCGCAGAGAAGGATCGCGAGAGAGATTAATCTTTTTTCCGGATTTAGGGGATCAAGACATTGTACCTATTGATCGACTGCGTGTTACCCAAGAATGGGATGAGGTTTATGGGCAGTGGAGGATCCGTGATGAATGGCTTTTGATTAATGTGTTAGAGAGATATGAAAGGGAGGAAGAGGGTTTGCCTGTTTCAATCAGGCAAATTTGGTACGACATGAGAGGTAAGCCTTCTTTCTCGAGAAGCATCAGATCTTGGACTCGCGGGAGACGGCATGTTTGGATTAGATTGGCCTCAGGTTTGATCCAAGAGTTGAGGTCTGTCATCAACGGTACATTCCCTATTAATGCTCTACATGCTAGCAATTTTGTGGTCGAGGATATACCATGTATTGAAGGTGATAATACTCCGATTAATACTTCAAGTTACAACCAATCTCACGGCAAGTGCATTACTAGTGGCAGTCCTCAGCTATACACCACGGGTGAGGTATTATCTGATTTCATCATTGCATATCGCAGTAAACATAATACTTATAAGAAGAGAGAGGCACTTCGTGCTAAACGCAAACTTGCTCAATCCTATCTCAAATCAGTCGGTTGGAAGTTCACAATTTGTAGAGGTAGAGCTCCGTATAAGTTGTATTTCTCGCCAAACGGAGACAAGTTTATGTCCTTCATTAGGGCATGCGAAGCATGGGAAAAGGTTGAAAAGAATGCAGATACCCCAAAAATGATTTCTAATGAATCGCATGAGGATTATGAGGCCGGGTCGGCATCAGAAGGTGCTAGTACTTGGGGAGCTGTCCAACTTAAGGCCAAATACTTCCGTGAGGTGGCATCACTATTTACAGGAAATGGAAATCCTCAGTTAGGAAGTTCAGGAAGATGTAATTACCTCAAACTAGGGAACAAGTTGAGGATGCATCTTTTGGCTTTGGGTTGGAAAATTGATGTCAAAAAGGATACAATGAAAAGGTTTCGATATCATTCGCCAGACGGCACAACCTACTATTCCCTTTGTAAGGTATGCTTGAACTTGATCGGTAAACATTCTGTGGCGAGTCGAAGACGTGGAAACCGTTATAAATCACATGTAAATCAGCTGGGCAACAATAGTAACGAGGGGCATTCTGGGAAGATTCATCCCGAACCGGTATCTGTTTGTAGCGACCCACAAGATCATGAAAGTAGTCATGAGGAGGAGCATCTTGATGAAGCTTTTGAAGAAAGTGAAGCAGATAGCAGCGCCCACCCTAAGAGAAGTGGATCCGCCAAAACAGTTGATATGAATAAGTTGGTGAATGTCAAAGCGAGGACTCTTTCGTCAAAAGAAAATCCGGTCATGAGAAAGCTTCCTGCAGGCAAATGTCCTGTACCAGAGTGCTTACCTAAGTCAATAGGAGAGTACATGGACTTCATGAAATCGATTCGAGAAAATCCCCCAATAAAACATTCGAATGAAATAGCTAAATCTCTTAGATTGAATGTGAGAAAACATTTTTCCTATAGCGGTTGGGAGTTTTGgcttaaagagaaaaaaacaaggGAGGAATTGTGCTATCTCTCTCCTTGGAACCAATTCTTCAACTCTCTATATGCTGCCTGTAAGGCTTACTCAAAAGCAGGATCCCAAGGAAGTAAGCATGCAAGCTCTTTTGTACACACGAGCAAGAAAGGTGTGTTTTCTTCTAAATTATCGGTATTCGGGCATATGGGTTTCGGTAAATTCGGACCCAGAGGGCTTCGCAATTCGAAGAAGAGGAGGTGGAATCCATtgctttctatttcttttgctCAACAGCAATTTAAAGCAAGGAAATCAAGCCCACGAAGGCAGCACCAGATCATTAACTTGTCACCGAGCCAACATTTGGCTAAAACGGTTTTGTCTTGGCTCATCGACCATGATGTTCTATTACCGAGACAAAAGGTGACTTGCGTGCACGAAAGGACTGGGCATTGCAGAAAGGAAGGTCGAATCAATCGAGATGGaataaaatgcatgtgttgCAATAACGTGTTTAGTCTTGCTAGCTTTGAGAGTCATGCCCGCAATAGTCATGCTGGCAATAGTTCTTCACGACCTTATGCAAATATATTATTGAAAGATGGGAGGTCTGTATCACAGTGCATAGTTCAATTGATGGAGGCTACTCGACCTAAAAAACTCCTACATAGGCGGTTGAAGGGTGATAACTCTCATTTCGAAAGCGATGCAATATGCTCTATCTGTCAAGATGGTGGAGAAATATTGCTTTGCGATTATTGCCCATCATCGTATCACCAAAAATGTGTTGGTTTGGAG GTTATTCCTGAAGGGAAATGGTTTTGTCCATCCTGTAGATGCGGCATCTGTGGCTTGAGTGAGTACAACTGTGATATAGAGCAGTTCACACAGGAAACAGTAATTTATTGCGATCAATGTGAGCGTGAAT ATCATGTGGGCTGCTTGGAAAAGAAAGGAATGCCGCATCTTAGTTGCTCTCCGAAGGGTAATTGGTGTTGTAGCGACAAATGTTCAGAG ATATTCCATTGCCTGCGGCAGCTCCTTGGAAAATCGAACCCAACCTCTGTTGAGGGTTTATCATGGGTTATTTTGAGATCAAACAGAGAAAATGGTGTCGAAATTTGTAATTCGGATCTTGAGACAATGGCTGAGCAGCATGGGAAGCTGTCTATTGCACTCGATGTACTGCACGAATGTTTTGTCACTATAATTGAGCCCCGTACTAATACTGATCTTGTATCTGATATGCTTTTCAATGCAGA GTCAGAGCTCAATCGACTAAACTTTTGGGGCTTTTATACAATGATTCTACAAAAAGGAGATGAGCTAGTAACTGTGGCCACCTTTAG GATCTATGATGAGAAGGTTGCAGAAATGCCTCTTATTGGTACTAGAATGCAGTATCGCCGACAAGGAATGTGCCGCATTGTTGTAAACGAACTGGAAAAT tTGCTTTCTTCCTTGGGGGTGGAGCGGCTTGTCCTACCAGCAGTTCCTCAGCTTCTCGACACATGGACAAATTCCTTTGGATTTAATATAATGGCTGGCTCGGATAGATCCGATCTAATGGATTACAACCTACTCAGTTTTCAAGAAACCACCATGTGTCATAAATTCATGAGGAAAGCTGCGAAAAGTCCGACAGAAc GACATCCTAGTCAGTCTGATAGATCTGGTGAAAGAGTTGAGGAAACACATTGTAAAATTGGCAAGGCTACTTTTCAACCTCTCTTATCATCGTCGGAGACAGTCGATGGAAAAGGTGATTTGTCATGCAGAAACACTGTTGAAGAGAATAGCTACCAAACTGATGCTGGAGATTCTCATAGAAGTACTTGTCAAATCAGTGCCGTACACTCCCCTCCAGTAATTGCAGACCTCTTGATGGAGAATGGGCAAAATGAAATTAACAATGCCACAACAGATAG TGTTATTGTAGGCCAGAACAAAGATGGTGGTTCTTCGATCGAAATCTCTTTTCCGGCCATT GTGAAAGCTGAGACTGCTCTTGGTTACAAGTACTCTGGTAAACACTATGAACGCATCGGCAAGAGTGGCTGTGGGCGAAGCCGTTGGTTAGGGCTCTTAATGCCGGAGCTGCATGTGGATTCGGGTTCTTCTACGAGGTAA
- the LOC109708517 gene encoding uncharacterized protein LOC109708517 isoform X2, which yields MADDSGVRASKRRKKGEKKKLLTGEEVEVLSLDEGLYGSWHPAVVVACLEGSRLIEYTKLMNEDQNVKAAEAVDVSDAIEGTESICPRFNCSRIRPLPPQQSYQPSDFRYGVCIDALVNDAWWEGVVFDRREGSRERLIFFPDLGDQDIVPIDRLRVTQEWDEVYGQWRIRDEWLLINVLERYEREEEGLPVSIRQIWYDMRGKPSFSRSIRSWTRGRRHVWIRLASGLIQELRSVINGTFPINALHASNFVVEDIPCIEGDNTPINTSSYNQSHGKCITSGSPQLYTTGEVLSDFIIAYRSKHNTYKKREALRAKRKLAQSYLKSVGWKFTICRGRAPYKLYFSPNGDKFMSFIRACEAWEKVEKNADTPKMISNESHEDYEAGSASEGASTWGAVQLKAKYFREVASLFTGNGNPQLGSSGRCNYLKLGNKLRMHLLALGWKIDVKKDTMKRFRYHSPDGTTYYSLCKVCLNLIGKHSVASRRRGNRYKSHVNQLGNNSNEGHSGKIHPEPVSVCSDPQDHESSHEEEHLDEAFEESEADSSAHPKRSGSAKTVDMNKLVNVKARTLSSKENPVMRKLPAGKCPVPECLPKSIGEYMDFMKSIRENPPIKHSNEIAKSLRLNVRKHFSYSGWEFWLKEKKTREELCYLSPWNQFFNSLYAACKAYSKAGSQGSKHASSFVHTSKKGVFSSKLSVFGHMGFGKFGPRGLRNSKKRRWNPLLSISFAQQQFKARKSSPRRQHQIINLSPSQHLAKTVLSWLIDHDVLLPRQKVTCVHERTGHCRKEGRINRDGIKCMCCNNVFSLASFESHARNSHAGNSSSRPYANILLKDGRSVSQCIVQLMEATRPKKLLHRRLKGDNSHFESDAICSICQDGGEILLCDYCPSSYHQKCVGLEVIPEGKWFCPSCRCGICGLSEYNCDIEQFTQETVIYCDQCEREYHVGCLEKKGMPHLSCSPKGNWCCSDKCSEIFHCLRQLLGKSNPTSVEGLSWVILRSNRENGVEICNSDLETMAEQHGKLSIALDVLHECFVTIIEPRTNTDLVSDMLFNAESELNRLNFWGFYTMILQKGDELVTVATFRIYDEKVAEMPLIGTRMQYRRQGMCRIVVNELENLLSSLGVERLVLPAVPQLLDTWTNSFGFNIMAGSDRSDLMDYNLLSFQETTMCHKFMRKAAKSPTERHPSQSDRSGERVEETHCKIGKATFQPLLSSSETVDGKGDLSCRNTVEENSYQTDAGDSHRSTCQISAVHSPPVIADLLMENGQNEINNATTDRPEQRWWFFDRNLFSGHCES from the exons ATGGCGGATGATTCCGGGGTGAGGGCGAGCAAGAGGAGGAAGAAAGGGGAGAAAAAGAAGCTTCTCACGGGGGAGGAGGTCGAG gtgtTATCTTTAGATGAAGGGCTTTATGGTTCCTGGCATCCTGCCGTAGTTGTTGCTTGCCTTGAGGGCTCCCGCCTCATCGAGTACACCAAACTAATGAACGAGGACCAGAATGTAAAGGCTGCGGAGGCCGTCGATGTATCGGATGCAATAGAAGGCACAGAAAGCATTTGCCCCAGATTTAACTGCAGCCGCATACGACCTTTGCCACCTCAGCAGAGTTATCAGCCCTCCGATTTCCGATATGGGGTCTGCATTGATGCCTTAGTGAATGATGCCTGGTGGGAAGGTGTGGTATTCGATCGCAGAGAAGGATCGCGAGAGAGATTAATCTTTTTTCCGGATTTAGGGGATCAAGACATTGTACCTATTGATCGACTGCGTGTTACCCAAGAATGGGATGAGGTTTATGGGCAGTGGAGGATCCGTGATGAATGGCTTTTGATTAATGTGTTAGAGAGATATGAAAGGGAGGAAGAGGGTTTGCCTGTTTCAATCAGGCAAATTTGGTACGACATGAGAGGTAAGCCTTCTTTCTCGAGAAGCATCAGATCTTGGACTCGCGGGAGACGGCATGTTTGGATTAGATTGGCCTCAGGTTTGATCCAAGAGTTGAGGTCTGTCATCAACGGTACATTCCCTATTAATGCTCTACATGCTAGCAATTTTGTGGTCGAGGATATACCATGTATTGAAGGTGATAATACTCCGATTAATACTTCAAGTTACAACCAATCTCACGGCAAGTGCATTACTAGTGGCAGTCCTCAGCTATACACCACGGGTGAGGTATTATCTGATTTCATCATTGCATATCGCAGTAAACATAATACTTATAAGAAGAGAGAGGCACTTCGTGCTAAACGCAAACTTGCTCAATCCTATCTCAAATCAGTCGGTTGGAAGTTCACAATTTGTAGAGGTAGAGCTCCGTATAAGTTGTATTTCTCGCCAAACGGAGACAAGTTTATGTCCTTCATTAGGGCATGCGAAGCATGGGAAAAGGTTGAAAAGAATGCAGATACCCCAAAAATGATTTCTAATGAATCGCATGAGGATTATGAGGCCGGGTCGGCATCAGAAGGTGCTAGTACTTGGGGAGCTGTCCAACTTAAGGCCAAATACTTCCGTGAGGTGGCATCACTATTTACAGGAAATGGAAATCCTCAGTTAGGAAGTTCAGGAAGATGTAATTACCTCAAACTAGGGAACAAGTTGAGGATGCATCTTTTGGCTTTGGGTTGGAAAATTGATGTCAAAAAGGATACAATGAAAAGGTTTCGATATCATTCGCCAGACGGCACAACCTACTATTCCCTTTGTAAGGTATGCTTGAACTTGATCGGTAAACATTCTGTGGCGAGTCGAAGACGTGGAAACCGTTATAAATCACATGTAAATCAGCTGGGCAACAATAGTAACGAGGGGCATTCTGGGAAGATTCATCCCGAACCGGTATCTGTTTGTAGCGACCCACAAGATCATGAAAGTAGTCATGAGGAGGAGCATCTTGATGAAGCTTTTGAAGAAAGTGAAGCAGATAGCAGCGCCCACCCTAAGAGAAGTGGATCCGCCAAAACAGTTGATATGAATAAGTTGGTGAATGTCAAAGCGAGGACTCTTTCGTCAAAAGAAAATCCGGTCATGAGAAAGCTTCCTGCAGGCAAATGTCCTGTACCAGAGTGCTTACCTAAGTCAATAGGAGAGTACATGGACTTCATGAAATCGATTCGAGAAAATCCCCCAATAAAACATTCGAATGAAATAGCTAAATCTCTTAGATTGAATGTGAGAAAACATTTTTCCTATAGCGGTTGGGAGTTTTGgcttaaagagaaaaaaacaaggGAGGAATTGTGCTATCTCTCTCCTTGGAACCAATTCTTCAACTCTCTATATGCTGCCTGTAAGGCTTACTCAAAAGCAGGATCCCAAGGAAGTAAGCATGCAAGCTCTTTTGTACACACGAGCAAGAAAGGTGTGTTTTCTTCTAAATTATCGGTATTCGGGCATATGGGTTTCGGTAAATTCGGACCCAGAGGGCTTCGCAATTCGAAGAAGAGGAGGTGGAATCCATtgctttctatttcttttgctCAACAGCAATTTAAAGCAAGGAAATCAAGCCCACGAAGGCAGCACCAGATCATTAACTTGTCACCGAGCCAACATTTGGCTAAAACGGTTTTGTCTTGGCTCATCGACCATGATGTTCTATTACCGAGACAAAAGGTGACTTGCGTGCACGAAAGGACTGGGCATTGCAGAAAGGAAGGTCGAATCAATCGAGATGGaataaaatgcatgtgttgCAATAACGTGTTTAGTCTTGCTAGCTTTGAGAGTCATGCCCGCAATAGTCATGCTGGCAATAGTTCTTCACGACCTTATGCAAATATATTATTGAAAGATGGGAGGTCTGTATCACAGTGCATAGTTCAATTGATGGAGGCTACTCGACCTAAAAAACTCCTACATAGGCGGTTGAAGGGTGATAACTCTCATTTCGAAAGCGATGCAATATGCTCTATCTGTCAAGATGGTGGAGAAATATTGCTTTGCGATTATTGCCCATCATCGTATCACCAAAAATGTGTTGGTTTGGAG GTTATTCCTGAAGGGAAATGGTTTTGTCCATCCTGTAGATGCGGCATCTGTGGCTTGAGTGAGTACAACTGTGATATAGAGCAGTTCACACAGGAAACAGTAATTTATTGCGATCAATGTGAGCGTGAAT ATCATGTGGGCTGCTTGGAAAAGAAAGGAATGCCGCATCTTAGTTGCTCTCCGAAGGGTAATTGGTGTTGTAGCGACAAATGTTCAGAG ATATTCCATTGCCTGCGGCAGCTCCTTGGAAAATCGAACCCAACCTCTGTTGAGGGTTTATCATGGGTTATTTTGAGATCAAACAGAGAAAATGGTGTCGAAATTTGTAATTCGGATCTTGAGACAATGGCTGAGCAGCATGGGAAGCTGTCTATTGCACTCGATGTACTGCACGAATGTTTTGTCACTATAATTGAGCCCCGTACTAATACTGATCTTGTATCTGATATGCTTTTCAATGCAGA GTCAGAGCTCAATCGACTAAACTTTTGGGGCTTTTATACAATGATTCTACAAAAAGGAGATGAGCTAGTAACTGTGGCCACCTTTAG GATCTATGATGAGAAGGTTGCAGAAATGCCTCTTATTGGTACTAGAATGCAGTATCGCCGACAAGGAATGTGCCGCATTGTTGTAAACGAACTGGAAAAT tTGCTTTCTTCCTTGGGGGTGGAGCGGCTTGTCCTACCAGCAGTTCCTCAGCTTCTCGACACATGGACAAATTCCTTTGGATTTAATATAATGGCTGGCTCGGATAGATCCGATCTAATGGATTACAACCTACTCAGTTTTCAAGAAACCACCATGTGTCATAAATTCATGAGGAAAGCTGCGAAAAGTCCGACAGAAc GACATCCTAGTCAGTCTGATAGATCTGGTGAAAGAGTTGAGGAAACACATTGTAAAATTGGCAAGGCTACTTTTCAACCTCTCTTATCATCGTCGGAGACAGTCGATGGAAAAGGTGATTTGTCATGCAGAAACACTGTTGAAGAGAATAGCTACCAAACTGATGCTGGAGATTCTCATAGAAGTACTTGTCAAATCAGTGCCGTACACTCCCCTCCAGTAATTGCAGACCTCTTGATGGAGAATGGGCAAAATGAAATTAACAATGCCACAACAGATAG GCCAGAACAAAGATGGTGGTTCTTCGATCGAAATCTCTTTTCCGGCCATT GTGAAAGCTGA
- the LOC109709303 gene encoding metal tolerance protein 1-like has protein sequence MENQNSSRSQTIEINIDVPDGISEAAGNKICRGASCDFSDSKTSSKDAKERSASMRKLLMAVALCLVFMTVEVVGGIKANSLAILTDAAHLLSDVAAFAISLFSLWASGWEATPRQSYGFFRVEILGALVSIQLIWLLAGILVYEAIDRIIHSGGEVNGLLMFAVSAFGLLVNIIMALMLGHDHGHGHGHGGHDGHDHSHRDHDHNHRDHDHDNDHGISITTHHHNHSHHDHDRDRHDHDRDHDVPLLKKKEKKKKNINVHSAYLHVLGDSIQSIGVMIGGAIIWYKPEWKIIDLICTLVFSVIVLLTTVQMLRNIVEVLMESTPREIDATRLEKGLCEVDGVVAVHELHVWAITVGKVLLACHVTITPRADADLVLDEVIGYIRREFNISHVTIQIERQ, from the coding sequence ATGGAAAATCAGAACTCTTCAAGATCTCAAACTATCGAAATAAACATCGATGTACCGGATGGTATTTCTGAAGCAGCTGGTAACAAAATCTGCAGAGGCGCCTCTTGCGACTTCTCCGACTCCAAAACCAGCTCAAAGGATGCCAAGGAGAGATCCGCGTCGATGAGAAAGCTTCTCATGGCCGTCGCGCTCTGCCTCGTATTCATGACCGTCGAAGTGGTCGGCGGCATCAAAGCGAACAGCCTCGCAATTTTAACTGACGCTGCCCATCTCCTGTCAGACGTGGCGGCCTTCGCCATCTCCTTATTCTCCCTTTGGGCCTCCGGATGGGAGGCGACCCCGCGGCAATCTTATGGGTTCTTCCGCGTAGAGATCTTAGGTGCCTTAGTTTCTATACAACTCATATGGCTCCTCGCAGGCATACTCGTTTACGAAGCTATTGACAGAATCATTCACAGTGGCGGAGAGGTGAATGGCTTGTTAATGTTCGCCGTCTCGGCTTTTGGCTTGTTGGTCAACATCATTATGGCTCTCATGCTCGGCCACGACCACGGCCACGGCCACGGCCACGGCGGCCATGATGGGCATGATCACTCTCACCGTGATCATGACCACAATCATCGTGATCATGACCATGACAACGATCACGGCATTAGCATCACAACGCATCACCACAATCACTCCCACCATGATCATGACCGCGATCGTCATGATCACGACCGTGATCACGATGTGCCGCTGctcaagaagaaggagaagaagaagaagaacattaATGTCCACAGCGCATATTTACATGTTCTCGGAGACTCCATCCAAAGCATTGGTGTGATGATCGGAGGGGCCATTATCTGGTACAAGCCGGAGTGGAAGATCATCGATCTCATATGCACGCTCGTATTCTCTGTCATAGTGTTGCTGACCACAGTGCAGATGCTGAGGAACATTGTAGAAGTTCTCATGGAGAGCACGCCGAGGGAGATCGACGCGACGCGGCTGGAGAAGGGGCTGTGCGAGGTGGACGGGGTGGTGGCGGTCCACGAGCTGCATGTATGGGCGATCACGGTCGGAAAGGTGCTCCTCGCGTGCCACGTCACGATTACACCGCGGGCGGATGCCGATCTCGTGCTCGATGAGGTTATCGGGTACATCAGGAGAGAGTTTAACATCAGTCATGTAACCATTCAAATCGAGCGCCAGTAG
- the LOC109709304 gene encoding gibberellin 2-beta-dioxygenase 8: protein MASASPDPSYPPLFRGPNNHRVTPPTPRRGPTTAHEPSSELPVLDLENLGPAQLAGACAEWGLFRAANHGVPAALAAELRRAAAALLALPFEAKDAAAPAYFWGSPAGPIRVKNLNWVEGFHVSLARCGDAAISGREFSLFRDLVNQYCKHMARIARTIFDAMAIDLKLTGDQSSSYLSEHDGTFRVYRYPRRPENCDNLGMEAHTDSSVLSILNEDDVGGLQILHRGEWLDVKPIADTLIVNLGDMMQAISSDRYKSVEHRVVASPFTERKSLCYFAFPVEDSVIISSKYKPFTYREFKAQVEEDIKATGAKVGLSRFRLSASN from the exons ATGGCGTCGGCCTCACCCGACCCCTCGTACCCGCCCCTCTTCCGCGGGCCCAATAACCACCGCGTcacgccgccgacgccgcggcGAGGCCCAACAACGGCCCACGAGCCCAGCTCCGAGCTCCCCGTGTTGGACCTCGAAAACCTGGGCCCGGCCCAGCTCGCGGGGGCCTGCGCCGAGTGGGGCCTCTTCCGCGCCGCCAACCACGGCGTCCCCGCCGCGCTCGCCGCCGagctccgccgcgccgccgcggcccTCCTCGCCCTCCCCTTCGAGGCCAAGgacgccgccgcccccgcgTACTTTTGGGGCTCCCCCGCGGGGCCGATTCGGGTTAAGAATCTCAACTGGGTCGAGGGTTTCCACGTCTCGCTCGCTCGTTGTGGCGACGCGGCGATCAGCGGCCGCGAGTTTTCACTCTTTAG GGACCTTGTGAACCAATACTGCAAGCACATGGCGAGAATCGCGAGAACGATCTTCGACGCGATGGCGATCGATCTCAAGCTAACCGGCGATCAATCGTCGTCCTACCTCTCCGAACACGACGGCACGTTCCGAGTGTACCGTTACCCGCGGCGCCCCGAAAACTGCGACAATTTGGGAATGGAGGCTCATACAGATAGCTCAGTGTTGTCCATCCTGAACGAAGACGACGTCGGCGGCCTCCAAATCCTTCACCGAGGCGAGTGGCTCGACGTAAAGCCGATCGCAGATACGCTTATAGTCAACCTCGGCGACATGATGCAG GCCATTAGCAGTGACAGGTACAAAAGTGTGGAACATAGAGTGGTGGCGAGTCCGTTTACGGAGAGGAAATCGCTATGCTACTTTGCTTTTCCAGTAGAAGATAGTGTGATCATAAGCTCAAAGTACAAGCCATTTACTTACAGGGAGTTCAAAGCTCAAGTAGAGGAGGATATCAAGGCCACAGGAGCTAAGGTTGGGCTCAGTCGATTCAGATTAAGTGCTTCAAACTAa